In the Clostridia bacterium genome, one interval contains:
- a CDS encoding MaoC family dehydratase N-terminal domain-containing protein has product MLDRFRAGTEFGPRTFKVEASAISKFVSAIGDTNPVYFSNGFAPPTFPAVFFDLPLTYQGQVLHGEQEFTYVRPIKVGDEITCTTVVKGLRKFTAPEPAQLVILETAGRDRSGKLVYTAKTTLILKVG; this is encoded by the coding sequence GTGCTTGATCGTTTCCGCGCCGGGACCGAATTTGGGCCCAGAACATTTAAAGTAGAGGCATCTGCAATAAGCAAATTTGTTTCGGCCATAGGAGACACCAATCCAGTTTACTTTTCTAACGGCTTTGCTCCACCTACTTTTCCTGCTGTCTTTTTTGATCTACCTTTAACGTACCAAGGCCAGGTCCTTCATGGCGAGCAGGAATTTACTTACGTACGGCCAATTAAAGTGGGAGACGAGATTACTTGTACCACTGTTGTTAAAGGCCTGAGGAAATTTACAGCCCCGGAGCCAGCCCAGTTAGTTATTCTGGAAACAGCTGGAAGGGACCGAAGCGGAAAGCTTGTATATACCGCCAAAACTACTCTGATACTCAAGGTGGGTTAG